A genomic window from Vitis riparia cultivar Riparia Gloire de Montpellier isolate 1030 chromosome 16, EGFV_Vit.rip_1.0, whole genome shotgun sequence includes:
- the LOC117933352 gene encoding anthocyanidin 5,3-O-glucosyltransferase-like produces MKDTIVLYPSSGISHLVPMVELAQLLLTHNPSFSITVLVATLPSDTASTASYIAAVAATTPSVNFHHLPTVSFPKPSGFPALFFEFMTLNNNNLRQTLESMSQTSSIKAFIIDFFCNTSYEISANLNIPTYYFYTSGANGLALFLYLSTIDRNITKSLKDDLNIHIHVPGTPSFVASDMPLALLDRSTKVYQYFLDTANQMAKSSGIIINTFKLLEPRAIKAISEGFCVPDAPTPPIFCIGPLVSSTKRPGGGGDEDECLSWLNTQPSRSVVFLSFGSMGLFSSEQLKEIAIGLERSGVRFLWVVRMEESKGETPQASLDSCLPKGFLERTKDRGYLVNSWAPQVAVLSHDSVGWFVTHCGWNSILESICAGVPMVAWPLYAEQKFNRVILVKEFKVALPVNQSENEFVSATELENRLTELMNSEKGRALRDRVTAMREDAKAAMREGGSYRVELSKLVESFKRAPLS; encoded by the coding sequence ATGAAGGACACCATTGTTCTGTATCCTTCTTCAGGCATAAGCCACCTTGTTCCCATGGTAGAGCTTGCACAGCTCCTACTCACTCACAACCCTTCCTTCTCCATCACCGTCCTCGTTGCCACACTACCTTCCGACACAGCCTCCACCGCCTCATACATCGCCGCCGTGGCTGCCACTACCCCGTCCGTCAACTTCCACCACCTCCCCACTGTTTCTTTTCCCAAGCCGTCCGGCTTTCCAGCTCTATTCTTTGAATTTATGACCCTAAACAACAATAATCTCCGTCAAACCCTAGAGTCCATGTCCCAGACCTCAAGTATTAAAGCCTTCATCATCGACTTCTTCTGCAATACCTCTTATGAAATTTCTGCAAATCTTAACATCCCTACTTACTATTTCTATACTTCAGGGGCAAATGGGCTTGCGTTGTTCCTTTACCTCTCCACCATTGATAGAAACATTACAAAAAGCTTGAAAGATGATCTCAACATCCATATCCATGTCCCGGGAACACCATCCTTTGTAGCTTCTGATATGCCCTTGGCGTTGCTTGATCGCAGTACTAAAGTCTATCAATACTTCCTTGACACTGCAAACCAGATGGCTAAATCGTCTGGAATCATCATAAACACGTTTAAATTGCTCGAACCAAGAGCTATCAAAGCGATATCAGAGGGTTTCTGCGTTCCGGATGCACCCACTCCTCCAATTTTCTGCATTGGCCCATTGGTCTCAAGCACCAAGCGACCTGGCGGTGGTGGTGATGAAGATGAGTGCCTGAGCTGGCTCAATACGCAGCCGAGCCGAAGCGTGGTGTTTCTTAGTTTTGGAAGCATGGGGTTGTTCTCGTCCGAGCAATTGAAGGAAATTGCAATTGGGCTTGAAAGAAGTGGGGTGAGGTTCTTGTGGGTGGTGCGGATGGAGGAGAGCAAAGGAGAAACACCTCAGGCAAGCTTGGACTCATGCTTGCCAAAAGGGTTCTTAGAGAGAACAAAGGATAGAGGTTATCTGGTGAATTCTTGGGCACCACAGGTGGCGGTGCTGAGCCATGACTCAGTTGGCTGGTTTGTGACTCACTGTGGGTGGAATTCGATTCTGGAGTCTATATGTGCTGGAGTGCCTATGGTGGCATGGCCTCTGTACGCAGAGCAAAAGTTTAACAGGGTAATTTTGGTGAAGGAGTTCAAGGTAGCTTTGCCAGTGAATCAGTCTGAAAACGAGTTTGTGAGTGCAACTGAGTTGGAGAACCGATTGACCGAGTTGATGAATTCCGAGAAAGGAAGGGCTTTGAGAGACCGAGTTACAGCCATGAGAGAGGATGCTAAGGCGGCCATGAGAGAGGGCGGATCATATCGGGTTGAATTGTCCAAGTTAGTTGAGTCATTTAAACGAGCTCCACTGAGTTGA